The following coding sequences are from one Selenomonas sputigena ATCC 35185 window:
- the truA gene encoding tRNA pseudouridine(38-40) synthase TruA has product MKREHKERMKARARNVCLTVAYDGTAYHGFQRQSPPIRAVQNVLEEKLALVFGDAIELAAAGRTDAGVHAMGQVVNFFTDGRIPTERIVRAMNSVLPPDIVVKAAREEGRDFSARHSAKSKSYIYRIQEGDTPNPFSERYAWYVGTPLDLAAMNEAAALLLGTHDFSAFRAAGGAPMLPVRTMYSAEGRRIEGERIEFRFHANGFLYHMARNIVGTLVDVGKGRRTRADFAAILASRERKRASATAPACGLFLESVEY; this is encoded by the coding sequence ATGAAGCGCGAGCACAAGGAAAGGATGAAGGCGCGCGCGCGCAATGTATGTCTGACCGTCGCCTACGACGGCACGGCGTACCACGGTTTTCAGCGCCAGAGCCCGCCGATCCGCGCCGTGCAGAACGTCCTGGAGGAAAAGCTCGCGCTCGTCTTCGGCGATGCGATCGAACTGGCGGCGGCGGGACGTACCGACGCGGGCGTTCACGCCATGGGGCAGGTCGTGAACTTCTTCACTGACGGGCGCATCCCGACAGAGCGCATCGTGCGTGCGATGAACAGCGTCCTGCCGCCCGACATCGTCGTCAAGGCGGCGCGGGAAGAGGGGCGCGACTTCTCCGCACGTCACAGCGCGAAGAGCAAGTCGTACATCTACCGCATACAGGAGGGGGATACGCCGAACCCGTTCAGCGAGCGCTACGCTTGGTACGTCGGCACGCCGCTCGACCTCGCAGCGATGAACGAGGCGGCGGCGCTGCTCCTCGGCACGCACGACTTTTCGGCGTTTCGTGCCGCAGGCGGTGCGCCGATGCTGCCCGTGCGCACGATGTACAGCGCCGAGGGCAGACGCATTGAGGGCGAGAGGATCGAGTTCCGCTTCCATGCGAACGGCTTCCTCTACCACATGGCGCGCAACATCGTCGGCACGCTCGTCGATGTCGGCAAGGGGCGGCGCACGCGGGCGGACTTCGCCGCGATCCTCGCGAGCCGCGAGCGAAAGCGTGCCTCGGCGACTGCGCCTGCATGCGGCTTGTTTTTGGAAAGCGTCGAGTATTAA
- a CDS encoding helix-turn-helix domain-containing protein, giving the protein MKQADNNKKNKHLTAQDRQEIMNGLDRGLSFKAIALLVQKDPTTISYEVKRHRKEHRNAFVQTDELCPLLEKAPFVCNACPKRRSANCRFLRLLYVAPQAHAEYEALLHDAREGIPLNRASFYKQDRIISSCIEKGQHIYHIVASHPELNVSLSTVYRHFSKGYYSASKIHLPRAVKFKPRKKKRADVVPSAIKKERTYADFLAHMEREGLSAHTQLDTVIGVSGGKVILTVHFTAFNFMFGLLLENKTAVQAALKFQEVKRTLTAGGFAFPALMPVMLTDNGGEFSDVFAFENNLEGEKEACLFFCDPMQSYQKAQIEKNHTLFRDIVPKGSSFDHFTQDTVNLIFSHINGVRRNIYSGKSPYEMFTFAFSEELAALLGISYVAPEDVVQSPRLLKG; this is encoded by the coding sequence ATGAAGCAAGCAGACAACAACAAGAAGAACAAGCACCTTACTGCACAAGACCGCCAGGAAATCATGAACGGGCTCGACAGGGGATTGTCCTTCAAGGCGATCGCCCTGCTCGTTCAGAAAGATCCTACCACCATATCTTACGAAGTGAAGCGACATCGCAAAGAGCACCGCAATGCGTTCGTGCAAACAGACGAACTCTGCCCCTTGCTCGAAAAGGCACCCTTCGTCTGCAACGCCTGCCCCAAGCGCCGTTCTGCTAACTGCCGCTTCCTCCGCCTTCTCTATGTCGCTCCGCAGGCACATGCCGAATACGAAGCGCTCCTGCACGATGCACGCGAAGGCATTCCGTTGAACCGTGCGTCTTTTTACAAGCAGGATCGCATCATTTCCTCTTGCATTGAGAAGGGGCAGCACATTTATCATATCGTCGCTTCTCACCCAGAGCTCAATGTGTCTCTCAGCACAGTTTATCGGCATTTTTCCAAGGGATATTATTCGGCTTCCAAGATTCACCTTCCACGCGCCGTAAAGTTCAAGCCTCGCAAAAAGAAGCGGGCGGATGTCGTTCCTTCTGCCATAAAGAAGGAACGCACCTATGCGGATTTCCTCGCTCATATGGAACGGGAAGGGCTTAGCGCACATACGCAGCTTGATACCGTTATCGGAGTTTCAGGCGGCAAAGTCATCCTCACCGTCCACTTCACTGCGTTCAATTTCATGTTCGGGCTTCTGCTCGAAAACAAGACGGCTGTGCAGGCTGCCTTGAAGTTCCAAGAGGTCAAACGAACTTTGACTGCAGGCGGTTTTGCTTTTCCTGCCCTTATGCCCGTGATGCTTACGGACAACGGTGGAGAGTTCTCCGATGTTTTCGCCTTTGAGAACAATCTTGAGGGGGAAAAGGAGGCCTGCCTTTTTTTCTGCGATCCCATGCAGTCTTACCAGAAGGCGCAAATTGAGAAGAATCACACGCTTTTTCGCGATATTGTGCCGAAGGGGTCTTCTTTCGACCATTTCACACAGGATACCGTCAATTTGATTTTTTCGCACATCAATGGCGTCCGTCGCAACATTTACAGCGGCAAGTCTCCCTATGAGATGTTTACGTTCGCTTTTTCCGAGGAACTGGCTGCTCTTTTGGGCATCTCGTATGTTGCGCCGGAAGATGTCGTGCAGTCTCCTAGACTTCTAAAGGGCTGA
- a CDS encoding type II toxin-antitoxin system RelB/DinJ family antitoxin, translating into MAQTTFSVRMEEGLKRQFEGLCQEFGMNMATAIHVFVRAVVRERRIPFEISSLETELTREGAMQAFMTLRQEAKRSGAVDMTLEEINREIEMARQGAGK; encoded by the coding sequence ATGGCGCAGACAACATTCAGCGTGCGGATGGAAGAGGGGCTCAAGCGGCAGTTTGAGGGATTGTGCCAGGAATTTGGGATGAATATGGCGACCGCTATCCATGTGTTTGTCAGAGCTGTGGTACGAGAGCGCAGGATACCTTTTGAAATCTCTTCGTTGGAGACGGAGTTGACGAGGGAGGGCGCTATGCAGGCGTTCATGACTCTTCGCCAAGAAGCAAAGAGAAGCGGTGCGGTTGATATGACGTTGGAAGAAATCAATCGAGAGATTGAAATGGCTCGACAGGGAGCAGGGAAATGA
- a CDS encoding putative toxin-antitoxin system toxin component, PIN family, with amino-acid sequence MIDTNVLVSALLSSKDDAATVQVVGRMITGEIVPLYSDVIMKEYREVLERKKFGFSPQKIEYLLSFMERFGILVQARPIDIILPDMKDIPFYKVVMEKRLDGAYLVTGNMKHFPERPYIVTPKQLLDMMDS; translated from the coding sequence GTGATTGATACGAATGTACTGGTGTCTGCGTTGCTGTCTTCTAAAGATGACGCTGCTACTGTGCAGGTTGTTGGCAGGATGATTACAGGAGAAATCGTTCCGTTGTACAGCGATGTAATCATGAAAGAATATCGAGAGGTTTTAGAACGCAAGAAGTTTGGATTTTCTCCGCAGAAGATAGAGTATTTGCTGTCTTTTATGGAACGATTCGGCATCTTGGTGCAGGCAAGGCCGATTGATATTATTTTGCCCGATATGAAAGATATACCTTTTTATAAAGTCGTCATGGAAAAGCGTTTGGATGGAGCATATCTCGTTACTGGAAACATGAAGCATTTTCCTGAAAGGCCATATATCGTTACACCAAAACAGCTTTTGGATATGATGGACAGTTGA
- the uvrB gene encoding excinuclease ABC subunit UvrB, with amino-acid sequence MAILPKLNTMEFDKEIPFEVSAPFEPMGDQPRAIQDLAAGIENGQEAQVLLGATGTGKTYTIAKTIERVQKPTLVIAHNKTLAAQLASEFKAFFPKNYVGYFVSYYDYYQPEAYIPSTDTYIEKDASINDEIDELRHSATCSLFERRDCIIVASVSCIYGLGSPESYHEMVLSLHKGQTVVREDILRKLVAIQYERNDIAFERGRFRVRGDVIEVFPAGWNNRAVRIELFGDEVERILEFDVLTGEIYGERTHSMVFPASHYVTKKEDMEIAMAAIDEEKIAQVAHFKEEGKLIEAQRIEQRTNYDLEMMQEMGYCSGIENYSRHLTHRPAGAAPYTLLDYFPDDFLIVMDESHVTMPQLKAMLNGDRSRKISLVENGFRLPSAFDNRPLSFEEFEQRINQIIYISATPAKYELEKAQQVVEQIIRPTGLLDPIVEVRPLAGQMDDLLSEVRIRAKKDERVLVTTLTKKMAENLTDYLKDMQVRVRYLHSDIATFERAEIIHDLRAGKFDVLVGINLLREGLDMPEVSLVAILDADKEGFLRSDTSLIQTIGRAARNAGGRVILYADRITDSMKRAMDETERRRTVQQAYNKEHGVTPKTIVKPVVPLIETTLVAESRASYGEDFDGKKKKLTKKQKESLIRTLLAQMQTASRALEFERAAELRDMIIELEGSLPGKKKKGA; translated from the coding sequence ATGGCGATTTTGCCTAAGCTCAATACGATGGAGTTTGACAAGGAGATACCGTTTGAGGTTTCGGCGCCTTTTGAGCCGATGGGGGATCAGCCGCGTGCGATTCAGGATCTGGCGGCGGGCATCGAGAATGGGCAGGAGGCGCAGGTGCTCCTCGGCGCTACGGGCACGGGCAAGACGTACACGATCGCCAAGACGATCGAGCGCGTGCAGAAGCCGACGCTTGTCATCGCGCACAACAAGACGCTGGCGGCGCAGCTGGCGAGTGAGTTCAAGGCGTTCTTCCCGAAGAATTATGTCGGCTATTTTGTCAGCTATTATGACTACTACCAGCCCGAGGCGTATATTCCTTCGACGGACACTTACATCGAAAAGGATGCGTCGATCAACGACGAGATTGATGAATTGCGCCACTCGGCGACGTGCTCGCTCTTCGAGCGGCGCGACTGCATCATCGTCGCGAGCGTTTCGTGCATCTACGGTCTCGGCTCGCCGGAGAGCTATCACGAGATGGTTCTGTCGCTGCACAAGGGACAGACGGTCGTGCGTGAGGACATCTTGCGCAAGCTCGTCGCCATTCAGTACGAGCGCAACGACATCGCCTTTGAGCGCGGCCGCTTTCGTGTGCGCGGCGACGTCATAGAAGTGTTTCCTGCGGGCTGGAATAACCGCGCCGTGCGCATCGAGCTTTTTGGCGACGAGGTTGAGCGCATTCTTGAGTTCGACGTCTTGACCGGAGAGATCTACGGCGAGCGCACGCATTCTATGGTTTTTCCTGCTTCGCACTATGTGACGAAGAAGGAGGACATGGAAATCGCCATGGCGGCGATCGACGAGGAGAAGATCGCGCAGGTCGCGCACTTCAAGGAAGAGGGCAAGCTCATCGAGGCGCAGCGCATTGAGCAGCGCACGAACTACGACCTTGAAATGATGCAGGAGATGGGCTACTGCTCGGGCATCGAGAATTATTCGCGTCATCTCACGCATCGACCGGCGGGGGCGGCGCCGTATACGCTGCTCGATTATTTCCCCGACGATTTCCTCATCGTCATGGACGAGAGCCATGTGACGATGCCGCAGCTCAAGGCGATGCTCAACGGCGACCGCTCGCGCAAGATTTCGCTTGTAGAAAACGGCTTTCGTCTGCCGTCCGCTTTTGACAATCGTCCGCTTTCTTTCGAGGAGTTCGAGCAGCGCATCAATCAGATCATCTACATTTCGGCGACGCCTGCGAAATATGAGCTGGAAAAGGCGCAGCAGGTTGTCGAGCAGATTATCCGCCCGACGGGGCTGCTCGATCCCATCGTCGAGGTGCGGCCTTTGGCGGGGCAGATGGACGATCTTTTGTCGGAGGTCCGCATTCGTGCGAAGAAGGACGAGCGCGTGCTCGTGACGACGCTGACGAAGAAGATGGCGGAGAACCTCACGGACTACCTGAAGGACATGCAGGTGCGCGTGCGCTACCTGCATTCGGATATTGCGACGTTCGAGCGAGCCGAGATCATTCACGATCTGCGTGCGGGAAAGTTCGATGTGCTCGTCGGAATCAACCTGCTGCGCGAGGGACTCGACATGCCCGAGGTGTCGCTCGTGGCGATTCTCGACGCTGACAAGGAGGGCTTCCTGCGCTCCGACACGTCGCTCATACAGACGATCGGGCGTGCGGCGCGAAATGCGGGCGGCAGGGTCATCCTCTACGCCGACCGCATCACGGACTCGATGAAGCGCGCCATGGACGAGACGGAGCGCCGCCGCACAGTGCAGCAGGCGTACAACAAGGAGCATGGCGTCACGCCGAAGACCATCGTCAAGCCCGTCGTGCCGCTGATCGAAACGACGCTCGTCGCCGAGAGCCGCGCCTCCTACGGCGAAGATTTCGACGGAAAGAAAAAGAAGCTCACGAAGAAGCAGAAGGAGTCTCTGATCCGCACGCTGCTCGCCCAGATGCAGACGGCTTCACGCGCTTTGGAATTCGAGCGCGCCGCAGAACTGCGCGACATGATCATCGAGCTGGAAGGCTCGCTGCCGGGCAAGAAGAAAAAAGGCGCGTGA
- a CDS encoding HD domain-containing protein — MEKLLREMHAWMADYMRSFYTEDEEVQQAIRMKEVHTGRVTSIAVELAKHLRLSAHDVHLAEIMGLFHDVGRFRQFTLYRTFNDAVSEDHAALGLKVLDELPFLSRLVPEDEALVRFSILNHNKKVIAPTEDARQLFFARLLRDADKLDIFRVLRPFLAPPDGTGVSPDFLEKFIAGDQVDYTKIRTMDDRKLVRLMWVYDVNFSWTLQRVKERGYIEDIIAHLPEDSRIALGIERLHAYVEKKCAEEDAAPAEVLQRGKC; from the coding sequence TTGGAGAAACTACTGCGTGAGATGCATGCTTGGATGGCGGATTACATGCGTTCCTTCTATACGGAGGACGAGGAGGTTCAGCAGGCGATTCGCATGAAGGAGGTACATACCGGCCGTGTGACCTCGATCGCCGTAGAGCTTGCCAAACATCTGCGGCTCTCTGCGCATGATGTGCATTTGGCGGAAATCATGGGACTCTTTCACGATGTGGGACGCTTTCGCCAATTTACGCTTTACCGCACGTTCAACGACGCCGTATCGGAGGATCATGCGGCTCTGGGACTCAAGGTGCTCGACGAGCTGCCGTTCCTTTCGCGTCTTGTGCCCGAGGACGAGGCTCTCGTGCGCTTCTCTATTCTGAACCACAACAAGAAGGTCATCGCGCCGACGGAAGATGCGCGGCAGCTTTTCTTTGCGCGCCTCTTGCGCGATGCCGACAAGCTTGATATCTTCCGCGTGCTGCGCCCGTTTCTCGCGCCGCCCGACGGTACGGGCGTCAGTCCCGATTTCCTCGAAAAGTTCATCGCGGGCGATCAAGTGGACTACACGAAGATTCGCACGATGGACGACCGCAAGCTCGTGCGCCTCATGTGGGTCTACGACGTGAATTTCAGCTGGACGCTGCAGCGCGTCAAAGAGCGCGGCTACATCGAGGACATCATCGCGCACTTGCCTGAGGATTCGCGCATAGCGCTCGGCATCGAACGGCTGCACGCCTATGTGGAGAAGAAGTGCGCTGAGGAGGATGCGGCGCCGGCGGAGGTTCTGCAGCGCGGGAAGTGCTGA
- a CDS encoding glutamine--tRNA ligase/YqeY domain fusion protein translates to MAEAISSNFIYNIIDEDLKSGKHPEGIHTRFPPEPNGYLHIGHAKSICLNFGTAEKYAGLCNLRFDDTNPTKEDTEYVDSIQEDIKWLGFSWGDRRYYASDYFEKLYEYACALIEQGLAYVDDLTAEEIRAYRGTLTEPGKESPCRSRSVAENLALFERMKAGEFPDGSRVLRAKIDMASPNITMRDPVIYRIAHAVHHRTGDAWCIYPMYDFAHPLSDAIENITHSLCTLEFEDHRPFYDWLLEVLGFDKNTRPRQIEFARLNVTNTITSKRKLRQLVEEGHVRGWDDPRMPTISGLRRRGYTPASIRDFCERIGVAKSNSTVDVAMLEHCVREDLNEHAARVMAVLHPLKVVLTNYPEDKSEELLAENHPTRGGKRYVPFSRELYIEREDFMEEPPKKFFRLRPGGEVRLKHAYIIKCEEVVKDEKGEITELRCTYDPESKSGGSAANRKVKGTLHWVSANDALDAEVRLYDYLLKTDNEETTADFIASLNPHSLEVIEGAKVEPSLARTAEGTHYQFLRTGYFVVDKDTRPDRLVFNRVVGLKDSWGKVKG, encoded by the coding sequence ATGGCAGAAGCGATATCATCGAATTTCATTTATAACATCATCGACGAAGATTTGAAGAGCGGCAAGCATCCCGAGGGCATACATACGCGCTTTCCGCCCGAACCGAACGGCTATCTGCACATCGGTCATGCGAAGTCGATCTGCTTGAACTTCGGCACGGCGGAGAAATATGCGGGGCTTTGCAACCTGCGCTTTGACGATACGAATCCGACGAAGGAGGATACGGAGTACGTCGACTCGATCCAGGAGGACATCAAGTGGCTGGGCTTTTCCTGGGGCGATCGCCGCTACTATGCGTCGGATTACTTTGAAAAGCTCTACGAGTATGCGTGCGCCCTGATCGAGCAGGGGCTTGCCTACGTCGATGACCTCACGGCGGAGGAGATCCGCGCCTATCGCGGCACTCTGACGGAGCCGGGCAAGGAGAGTCCCTGCCGCAGTCGCAGCGTCGCGGAAAACCTCGCGCTTTTTGAGCGCATGAAGGCGGGCGAGTTCCCCGACGGCAGCCGCGTACTGCGAGCCAAAATCGACATGGCGTCGCCGAACATCACGATGCGCGATCCCGTCATCTATCGCATTGCGCATGCCGTGCATCATCGCACGGGGGATGCTTGGTGCATCTATCCGATGTACGACTTCGCGCATCCTCTGTCGGACGCTATCGAAAACATCACGCATTCGCTGTGCACCTTGGAGTTTGAGGATCATCGTCCGTTCTATGATTGGCTTCTGGAAGTTTTGGGCTTCGACAAGAACACGCGCCCGCGCCAGATCGAGTTCGCGCGGCTCAACGTCACGAATACGATCACGAGCAAGCGCAAGCTGCGCCAGCTCGTCGAGGAGGGGCATGTGCGCGGCTGGGACGATCCGAGGATGCCGACGATCTCGGGGCTTCGGCGGCGCGGCTATACGCCGGCTTCGATCCGCGACTTCTGCGAGCGCATCGGCGTCGCGAAGTCGAACAGCACGGTCGACGTGGCAATGCTTGAGCACTGTGTGAGAGAAGACCTCAATGAGCACGCTGCACGCGTCATGGCGGTGCTGCATCCTTTGAAGGTCGTGCTGACGAATTATCCCGAGGACAAGTCGGAGGAACTTTTGGCAGAGAACCATCCGACGCGCGGCGGCAAGCGCTATGTGCCGTTCTCGCGTGAACTTTACATCGAGCGCGAGGATTTCATGGAAGAGCCGCCGAAGAAGTTCTTCCGTCTGCGCCCGGGCGGCGAGGTGCGCTTGAAGCACGCCTACATTATCAAGTGCGAGGAAGTCGTCAAGGATGAAAAGGGCGAGATCACAGAGCTTCGCTGCACCTATGATCCCGAGTCGAAGTCGGGCGGCAGTGCGGCGAACCGCAAGGTCAAGGGCACGCTGCACTGGGTATCGGCAAACGATGCGCTCGATGCCGAAGTGCGCCTCTACGACTACCTTTTGAAGACGGACAATGAGGAGACGACGGCAGACTTCATCGCGTCCTTGAATCCGCATTCTCTCGAAGTCATCGAGGGGGCGAAGGTCGAGCCGAGTCTTGCACGCACGGCGGAAGGCACGCACTATCAGTTCCTGCGCACGGGCTATTTCGTCGTGGACAAGGATACGCGTCCCGACAGGCTCGTGTTCAACCGCGTCGTCGGACTCAAGGATTCGTGGGGAAAGGTCAAGGGTTGA
- a CDS encoding ArsB/NhaD family transporter, with the protein METSTIVAIVIFVAAYALIISEKIHRTIIGICGAMLMILLGIINQETAIHHIDFNTLGLLMGMMVIVNITSETGLFNYLAIWAAKKVKAKPISLLVALSLLTAVCSALLDNVTTVLLTVPITFSITKQLNVDVKPFLIAQILSSNIGGTATLIGDPPNIMIGSAVGLQFMDFITNLSAICILIFIVTIALLIVIYGKKLHTTDELREKVMQLDEKSQIVEPRLLKKCLFALAITISLFVLHGQLHLDTATAAMTGAGLLLLISFPQKEAMIAKVLSKVEWLAIFFFAGLFILVGALVETGVIKMLAEEAIKITNGDLTATSMLILWMSAYASAFIDNIPFVATLIPLIQDMGQMGMTNLDPVWWSLALGACLGGNGTLIGASANVVVASMAAQRGKPISFISFMKIALPMMTLSIAISSVYVWLRYL; encoded by the coding sequence GTGGAAACAAGCACAATTGTTGCTATCGTGATCTTCGTCGCGGCTTACGCGCTGATTATTTCAGAGAAGATTCACCGCACCATCATTGGTATTTGTGGCGCCATGCTGATGATCCTCCTCGGAATCATCAACCAGGAGACCGCGATTCATCACATTGACTTCAACACCCTCGGACTCCTCATGGGCATGATGGTCATCGTGAACATCACGAGTGAGACCGGACTCTTCAACTACCTTGCGATCTGGGCGGCGAAGAAGGTCAAGGCGAAGCCGATCTCCCTGCTCGTCGCCCTCTCGCTCCTCACGGCCGTCTGCTCGGCGCTTCTTGACAACGTGACGACGGTGCTTCTGACGGTGCCGATCACGTTCAGCATCACGAAGCAGCTCAACGTCGATGTCAAGCCGTTCCTCATCGCGCAGATCCTGTCGTCGAACATCGGCGGCACGGCGACCTTGATCGGCGATCCGCCGAACATCATGATCGGCAGCGCCGTCGGCCTGCAGTTCATGGACTTCATCACGAATCTCTCGGCGATCTGCATCCTGATCTTCATCGTGACGATCGCGCTTTTGATCGTGATTTACGGCAAGAAGCTCCACACGACGGACGAGCTGCGCGAGAAGGTCATGCAGCTCGATGAGAAGAGTCAGATCGTCGAGCCGCGCCTCTTGAAGAAGTGCCTGTTCGCGCTCGCTATCACGATCAGCCTCTTCGTGCTGCACGGCCAGCTCCACCTCGACACGGCGACCGCCGCCATGACGGGCGCAGGCCTCCTGCTCCTCATCAGCTTCCCGCAGAAGGAGGCGATGATCGCGAAGGTCTTGTCGAAGGTCGAATGGCTCGCTATCTTCTTCTTCGCCGGTCTTTTCATCCTCGTCGGCGCACTCGTTGAGACGGGCGTCATCAAGATGCTCGCAGAAGAGGCGATCAAGATCACGAACGGCGATCTCACGGCGACCTCGATGCTCATTCTTTGGATGAGTGCTTACGCTTCGGCGTTCATCGACAACATCCCGTTCGTCGCGACGCTCATTCCGCTGATTCAGGACATGGGGCAGATGGGCATGACGAACCTCGATCCCGTATGGTGGTCTCTCGCCTTGGGCGCCTGCCTCGGCGGCAACGGCACCTTGATCGGCGCTTCGGCGAACGTCGTCGTCGCTTCGATGGCGGCGCAGCGCGGCAAGCCGATCTCCTTCATCAGCTTCATGAAGATCGCGCTGCCGATGATGACGCTCTCGATTGCGATTTCGAGCGTCTACGTCTGGCTCAGGTATCTGTAA